ATTCTGGAAAAGTACCTGGGTTTGACCACGGCCTCGGCCACTTTTACAcctaaggaaactgagtcacactCCTCCCCAAAACCAGATACCCGCGGTTCTGAATTGAGGCAGCATCGAAAGCATTCCTATTTTGAAGGCGCAAAAAGTCTCGCCGTTACCGCGCATGGTACCCCGAACTGCTAAGCCTCAAAAGCTAGGCGCCCCCGGAGATGGGGCGCCCCGGGGGCTCCACGCCAGGCCGGGAGTATCCTTGGCGGGCGGGGCGAAGGGGCTTCCGGGGCGGCAGCCACCTGGCCCGgccccctccggccccgcccGCTTCTGCTCCGTGAGGTGATTCACTCCCTCCTTCGCCCCGGGGGCCCCCTTCCCGGCCAGACAGCGGGCAAGACGGCAGGGTGTGCAGCGTCCCCGAATCCGCGAGCAAGCGACTAGATACTCCGTGCCCCTAGGGACTCCGGCCCACCCCATGGCGGATTCCGAGCGCCTCTCGGCCCCCGGCTGCTGGGCCGCCTGCACCAACTTTTCGCGCACCCGAAAGGGAATTCTCCTGTTTGCCGAGATTGTGAGTGTCCCGGGATAGGCGGGTGGGCAAAGGTGGGGTGGAGTGGCCGGACCACGCGGAGCTGGGAGGCCCCGGGTGAGGCTGGCGCAGGCCTGGAGGCGCTCCGCAGCGGGCGCGGGTGGGTGGGGTCGTGGCGGAGGCCCGAAACCGGGGACTCACGGCTAGCCACTGGGATTTGGAGAAGGTAATCAGGAGCCGCTGGGCTATGGGGTGGCGCCAGGGGCCCATAGCGCATATGGGGAGCCCTGTGGAGGGAGACGGCGCGGACACGTGGGTGGGCTCTTGGGCGAGATCCCACGGGGCTAGGAGGTGGGGGGCCTCCCGTGGCAGGGCGTGGCGCGGCCTGGGCACTGGCGGGCGGGTTGGCTGTGCGCCCAGGGGCGGGGCCTGTTGGGGTGGGGCCCTGAGCGCTGGTCCTGCGGGGTAGGGAGGTCCGCCCTTTACCAGTTCTTCCTCGCCCTTCTGTGGTGGGGCAGGAGGTCGTTAGCTATTTGggctgctggggagcctgggCCGCCCGCACCCCTCAAAGTGGGCGCCGCCTTTGATTCACTTGTAAAAGCGGTGCGACACCTTTAACAGAGCCTTGCCCTTCCCGGTGTCACTCTCACCGCTTCCCAAAGGGGTTGCCGAGGGAACCGCAGGTCCCGCCTCTATGAAGGCTCCAGAGCTGGCACCAGCAGTGCTCACCAAACACCTGGCGGCACCACTCCCTGCAGCCCGCCCCgtgctgaaaggaaaaagggGGGAAACGGAGGCACCCAACTCTACCCCTTACTAGCTAGGTGACTCCGGGCAAGTCACTtaagctctctgtgcctcacttttctataaaataaagatactaaTAACAGCACCCAGCTCATTAGGTTGTcgtgatgattaaataaattagtacTTGTACAGCTCCTAGAACAACATTCGGGACACAGCGAGCACACGATAAATGTTTAGCTATTATTAGTTGTCATCTTTCTCGTCCTGGTAGGCATCTTTGGAGTTTGAGAcctccaatttatttatttatcttttaagattttatttatttactcatgagaaatgcagagagagagaggcagagacagaggcagaaggagaagcaggctccctgcagggagcctgatgtgggaatccatcccaagaccctgggatcatgacctgagccaaagacagatgctcaaccactgagtcacccaggtaccccaagaccTCCAATTTAAACCAATCCCTTCAGCCCTGGGAGCTGATCGAGGCCCCCTTTCTCCTGTCATTCTTCCAGATACTGTGcctggtgattctgatctgcTTCAGTGCCTCCACACCAGGATACTCCTCCCTGTCAGTGGTGGAGATGATCCTTGCTGCTATCTTCTTTGTCATCTACATGTGTGACCTGCACACCAAGATACAGATCATCAACTGGCCTTGGAGTGTGAGAAAGCGGCAAGGCTAGGGAGGGGCTTGGGCAGTTGGGACGGTCCTGGTAATTTTTAATGCTGACTTCCCTCTTCTGCCCACACCTCACAGGATTTCTTCCGAACCCTCATAGCAGCCATCCTCTACCTGATCACCTCCATCGTTGTCCTTGTTGAAGGAGGAAACCACTCCAAAATCATCGCGGGGGTAAAAGCCACAGAGGCAGCTCCAaagtggtgggggtgagggtggggaatgAGAATACAGGGGTCAGTTCTGCCTCTGCTTTTGGCAGAAAGTATGTGACCCATAGCAGGCCACACTCAGAGCCTGCAGGAACGTCTGGCCCAGGCTCTGGTTCTCCTCCCAAGATCATCCTTTGCTGGAAAAGGCCATGCCTTGTCCAACACAGGAACCTTTGTGGAAAGCACAAAGAGACAGTCCCTTTGTCAACACAATAGGCTACCATCTGCTAGAACTTTGTCTCAAATGTACAGTGTGAATGGCGCCACTGACATGTGGGGCCATCATGTGGTTATCCTGTGTTGAGGGGTTCTCGGAGGGAGGGTGGGGTAGATTCCAGTCTCCTGGCCTTTCCCTGGGGCTCTGTGGCTTCCCAATCTGGGGTTTTAGTCACCATCCCTGCATGGGGGGCAGTCGTTGGAGGTGGTAGATACAAGGAAGCAAGAGGCTGAGTAGGCTGACCAACCTGATCCaacatccctccctcccatccccaccctcagGTACTGGGCCTAATCGCTACAAGCCTCTTTGGCTATGATGCTTATATCACCTTCCCCTTGCGGCAGCAAAGACATACAGCAGCCCCTACTGgtaagtgtgtgtgttggggggagtgTTGCCTGGGGTGCTGAGGAGAGTAGGAAAGGAGTCTCCCAAGGCCATGAATGCCCCTTATTGGTACTGATGGCCTTAGTGCCAATAAGTACCATAAGCCTCAGTATTACTTGTCTATAAATGGGCATATGGATCCTACTCatgctttcctctcttttcctcacttGCAGATCCTGCAGATGGCCCGGTGTAGGTGAACTCCCTTCATTTCTCTCTGAAACCTGCAAATAACACTTCCCATCGAAAGGACTCCTCCCTGCCCTTATAACACTCCCAGCCAACTCCCAGCCCCTTACTGAAGTACAAGTGCCTTTATTGGGAGAATCTGTCTTCCTGTCCTGCCAGTCCTCCCTCCTGGGTGTGGCCATCTTTATGGGTGTGCCTATGTCCCCCTACCTTCTGCAGTACCCAACAGGAGACACTGTTCTGCCTGGACTATGCGCCCACTTAAGCCACAAAAtaaggggaggagggagcctcAGATTTCAGACTCTAGGCCCCAGGCTGTGACCTGCACCAAATAAACTCCTCAGTGTGGGGGGGATGGTTCTGTGGAGGGATAAATAAACAGATTGTTAAAACATGtgataatgaataaattaatcttttgaTCAAATGTGGATAAATCTCAAACATCAGGAGTGGGGAAGTCAGGGAGGAGGACAGCTGGAGCAAGGAGGTAAAGAAGCCAGGCCTGTTTtacaacaaatattaaattacttCATTAACACAAACAGATGAAGGAGGAAGGGTATTTATGACTCAGGTTGGGAGACAGGATCATCTATGCTGACTTGACAATGGAGCCCTCCAGGACTACGCTGCCTTCAAGCCACAATGCAGTTCTTGTCTCTGGTCTGGCGAGGCATCCCTGGGCGCCAGCTCCTGGGGAGCTGTGGAGATGGGGATTTGGGGGTTCCAGTTGCATTGTCCTGAGCAGGCCTGAGCCTGCACAGATGTGGGGGCAGCGGGATGCGCTCTCCTAGGAAGAAGCCATCCTCCTCTGAGGACTCAGAACTGGGGCTAGAAGGCGAGCTGGAGCAAGATCCTGAGTCCGACCCCGATCCCAAGTCACACTGGTGGTGGCGATGTCTGCCAGAGTGGCggcggtgatggtggtggtggcggcggcggctgctgcgGCGGCGATGGGTGGGGGCCCTAGGTGGGGGACTGCGTGGCCTGCGACGCTGGGCTGGGGGTGCACTCAGGGTTCGCCGCGGGCCTCCCTCGGATACCAGAGGGTCACGGAAGCTGACGCGGGGGGTGCTCTGGCGACCAAAGGCACCATCTTCCAGGGGTGGGTCAGGCTGGCTGGGGAGTCCTGGGGGTGGCTCGGGGGGGCCGCGGAGACCCAGCTCTGGCATGGAGTGGCGGTGGGGGGCTCCCCTGAGAAAGTGGGCAGGCTCCTCAGGGCCCGCAACTGAAAAGGATGGAACAATTCCCTGTTATTGCCCCTGAGGGGATGACTGTGAAGGGCCTTCTCTCCACTTGACCCCATCAGGACTGGGAAAGTGGGAGCAAGGGTCAAGGAGGGGCAGCAAGGTGGGGGTAATTTGGGAGAAAGGAGGCCTGGGGCGGGCTCTAGGTGAGGGAATGAGAGCATGGCTTCTGATGTAAGGAGGTGGTGACATCAACTAAGGCTGACCAAGTTTGCCAGAGAATGGGGGTGGGCCTGGGCGCGGAGGGTGGAAGGTCAAGGGtttggaggaaaggaggaagaatttGGGCTCAAGAAGGAACGAGTTGAGGCCAGGGGACAGGCCTTCTAACAGCAGGGGGTGGAGCCAGGGTTCACGAGGGCAGGTCATGTGGCTGGAGACTTGGGGATGGAgccagggctgggatgggggcggggccagggctgcGGGAAGGTGAAGGGTGTGGGTGAATCAAGGGGAGGGCCCGggttggggggagtggggggacacCGAGAGGCCGAGAGGCCGCATTTGGCTTGAGGGTTAGCTCACCAGGCCCTGGCTCCGTGCTAGTTCCTTTGGTGGCGGTCTCTGCCGTCTCCTCCTCTGCAGCCGAGAAAGAGGCCGAGGAGGCTGCGAGAGGTGCAGAGACTGTGCCCGCACTCCAGCTCTGGCGGCCGGTCCCCGAAGTCCCCGAACTCGTGGGCTcggaccccaggctgcaggctctgGAGCAGAAGATGAGACCGCGGCGTGGCAGGAAGGGGCGGCCCAGCAGGGCTCGTCCACAGCGACTACAGCAGAAGCAGCGGTCGGTGGCATGCCAGTGCTGGCCCTCATACGCCATCTGGCCCTGGTCCAGGCCTGTGGGGACCAAAgacagaggggaaactgagtcagaacCATCAGGCATATCCCCAACTGTCCTGAATGGGGCCCCTcttgggaagaggaagggaatctGAGGCAGGGTACCCCAAgatgccctccccaccctcaacTCTCCAGAATGGGGCCCTTCTATGGAGAAAGCAGGGAAACCGAGGTTTGGGTTTCACCCTAAAGTTCCTCATCCATTCTCTCCTGGAAACTGGCTGAtgtcttctcctctttctttcccaggGTGCCCCCTCCCAGACTGGGGGTGGGCATTGGACTCTAACATGTGGGTCAGGCTTGGACATTAAGAGGTGGCTTCAGGGGGACAGAATGTAGGAAGTGAATCTGAAGAAGAGGcctgggtggtgggggcagggcttAGAAGGTATCGAAGGGCCTTGGTGGGAAAGGAGTGGGTCTTAGAGGGTGGGGTGTGGCTTAGAAGGTAGGACAGGACCTAGGCTGAGGGAGGAATCTCTAGAGAACAAGAGGAGTCTAGGGGTGTTGGGCCTTGGCTGAGGGAGTAAGAGGGtagccccagggcctgggaatTAGAGGGAACTCTGGGGGGCCTGCAACATCGGACAGAACAAGGGGACACAACGGAGGCAGGCCGGAGCCGCTGCCGTTGCCGTTGCCATGACCCACGGTAACCAGTGCGAGCTCGCCTgccagaagaatatgaaaaagcaaaGCGACTTGGTTAAGGGAAAGCGCCGAGATGATGGGCTTTCTGCTGCCCCCCGCAAGCAGAGTGCCCCATCATCTCTACCCCCAGGGACTCGGAGATCATGCAGCAGAAGCAGAAAAAGGCAAACGAGAAGAAGGAGGAACCCAAGTTCGTTTGTGGCTTTGTGTCCAACCCTCTTGCCCTTTGCCTGTGTGCCTGGAGCCAGTCCCACCACACTCGCGTTTTCTCCTGCAGTGCTCACAGGTTCCAGCACCGATGGCATTCCCTTTGCCCTGAGTCTGCAGCGGGTCCCTTTTGTGCTTCCTTCCCCTTAGGTAGCCTCTCTCCCCCTGGGCCAcgcctgggggtgagggggttaCCACTTCCCAGTGTTTTTTATTCCTGTGGGGCTCACCCCAAAGTATTAAAAGTAGctttgtaatttcaaaaaaaaaaaaaaaaagagggaactcTGGAAGTGGGCCTAGATGCGCAGTGGTGCCTAGTGTCCTGCAGGTGGGGTTTAGAAAGCACAAGCACAATGGGGGACACTGGTGGGGGACTTGCAGTGAAGGGTATAGGGCCATGGTGCTGGTGCTAGATTGAAAGTATGGCATATAATAGAGGACCCTGGTGGGGTGGTGCTATGGCCCAGCTGTCTGCCTGTCCCCCCAGCCCAGTTTCACGTTTACCCACCAATGTGTTCCCCACAGCCATCACAGTACTCTGCGTGGCGGGCCTCATAGCAGGCACAGCAGTGGGGGCGGCTCTGACGCATAACGTAACGCTGGCCTCCTAGCGATGCTTCACACTCAAAGCAGCAGAAGTGGCCCATGTGCCAGTGCCGGCCCTCAGCCTCCGTGCACTCAGGGGAGAAGATGatctgggtggggggaggggaaacagtgacacacacacacaggccaccTTGGCCATCAGAAgggcctgcccctggccctgctcaCCCTCCACTCCCATCCCCAGGGCAGAGAGGCATGAACCTCGTCACAGGCTTGGCAGCGTGGGCGCAGGCGTTCGGCGTGGTGGCGGCCACAGTAGACTTTGCCAGCATGATAGAAGTAGATGAGGTCCACCAGCAGCTCGCGGCATGTGCAGCACACAAAGCACTGCGGGTGCCAGCAGGCACCCAGGCCCGCTCGACTGGCAAACACCGCGATGTCCCCACCTCCAATTTGTTTCCCGCACTGCCAAGTGACAGAGAGACACTGCCACCAAGATGGTCAGATGGATGGGGGTCAGCCAAGACATGTCACACTTGGGCCTTCCTCTGGCAGACCTTTGTGACTGGTTATACTCGTGGGCTTTTAGATAGGCCCCACAAACACGGGAGGGTACCCTAAGACTGACCCTACTTCTGGGGGAAACCATAGAGACAGGCCCTTTTAATTGTGGGTGGCCTTCAAGGCAAGTCTCATCCTCAGGGAGCTGGGGAAATGGAAGAGACAGGCCAGGCTCCGTGGGGGAACCTCAGTGACAAACTTCACTGAGAACCTAACAGGAGGATCTAGGGTTGGGTTCCACCTACCTGGAGGGACCATGAAGAAAATTCCACCCACCATGGGGCCCTATAGACAGGCCCTGCCCCTGTGggtcagctcttttttttttttttttttttttgtgggtcaGCTCTTAAGGACATGTCTCAACCACAAGAGGACCAGAGAGACAACCTACACCTCACATTCACTGTGTAGAGGGAATGAATAGAGAAGGTCAACTAGGGTCTGCTCAGAGACAGACTCAAAGTCAAGGGTGAGATCTAAGGAACAGGCCCTGTCCACCAGGGGGCCCTACAGGCAGATCCTGCTGGCCAGGGAGGCCCTAAGGCAAGGTCCTTGCCCAGCAGTGGGAAGTGAGGGGATGTTAGAACACTGGAGACAGACCTTGAGTGCTTAAGTGGCAGGCCGCCTCCTCCTTCCAGGGCCCGGAGCAGAGGCACTGCTCTCATTCATGGGGGGCCTTCCGTGGCTCACCTCCTCACAGATGGCTCCGGTGATGGTCACGGGGAAGATGCGCACCGTGCCACGGCCCAGATTTTCCCGCTTCCGCTGCTGGCTGAAGGATCTgagctctttcttctcctcctcttccagcGCTGTGCAGTACTGTGCCTGGGGTAGGAGGGTCTTCCAGGCTCCTCCCGCcaggcctgccttcctccccccactcccagaaTTCATCCACACTCAAAAGGAGTTTACTTCTAGACCTTTGTAGAGGTGGTGCTTCCTGC
The nucleotide sequence above comes from Canis lupus dingo isolate Sandy chromosome X, ASM325472v2, whole genome shotgun sequence. Encoded proteins:
- the PRICKLE3 gene encoding prickle planar cell polarity protein 3 isoform X2 is translated as MFARGSRRRRSGRAPPELEDPDRGQPCNSCREQCPGFLLHGWRKICQHCKCPREEHAVQSVPVDLERIMCRLISDFQRHSISDDDSGCASEEYAWVPPGLKPEQVYQFFSCLPEDKVPYVNSPGEKYRIKQLLYQLPPHDSEAQYCTALEEEEKKELRSFSQQRKRENLGRGTVRIFPVTITGAICEECGKQIGGGDIAVFASRAGLGACWHPQCFVCCTCRELLVDLIYFYHAGKVYCGRHHAERLRPRCQACDEIIFSPECTEAEGRHWHMGHFCCFECEASLGGQRYVMRQSRPHCCACYEARHAEYCDGCGEHIGLDQGQMAYEGQHWHATDRCFCCSRCGRALLGRPFLPRRGLIFCSRACSLGSEPTSSGTSGTGRQSWSAGTVSAPLAASSASFSAAEEETAETATKGTSTEPGPVAGPEEPAHFLRGAPHRHSMPELGLRGPPEPPPGLPSQPDPPLEDGAFGRQSTPRVSFRDPLVSEGGPRRTLSAPPAQRRRPRSPPPRAPTHRRRSSRRRHHHHHRRHSGRHRHHQCDLGSGSDSGSCSSSPSSPSSESSEEDGFFLGERIPLPPHLCRLRPAQDNATGTPKSPSPQLPRSWRPGMPRQTRDKNCIVA
- the PLP2 gene encoding proteolipid protein 2 produces the protein MADSERLSAPGCWAACTNFSRTRKGILLFAEIILCLVILICFSASTPGYSSLSVVEMILAAIFFVIYMCDLHTKIQIINWPWSDFFRTLIAAILYLITSIVVLVEGGNHSKIIAGVLGLIATSLFGYDAYITFPLRQQRHTAAPTDPADGPV
- the PRICKLE3 gene encoding prickle planar cell polarity protein 3 isoform X5, which translates into the protein MNSGSGGRKAGLAGGAWKTLLPQAQYCTALEEEEKKELRSFSQQRKRENLGRGTVRIFPVTITGAICEECGKQIGGGDIAVFASRAGLGACWHPQCFVCCTCRELLVDLIYFYHAGKVYCGRHHAERLRPRCQACDEIIFSPECTEAEGRHWHMGHFCCFECEASLGGQRYVMRQSRPHCCACYEARHAEYCDGCGEHIGLDQGQMAYEGQHWHATDRCFCCSRCGRALLGRPFLPRRGLIFCSRACSLGSEPTSSGTSGTGRQSWSAGTVSAPLAASSASFSAAEEETAETATKGTSTEPGPVAGPEEPAHFLRGAPHRHSMPELGLRGPPEPPPGLPSQPDPPLEDGAFGRQSTPRVSFRDPLVSEGGPRRTLSAPPAQRRRPRSPPPRAPTHRRRSSRRRHHHHHRRHSGRHRHHQCDLGSGSDSGSCSSSPSSPSSESSEEDGFFLGERIPLPPHLCRLRPAQDNATGTPKSPSPQLPRSWRPGMPRQTRDKNCIVA
- the PRICKLE3 gene encoding prickle planar cell polarity protein 3 isoform X3, translating into MCRLISDFQRHSISDDDSGCASEEYAWVPPGLKPEQVYQFFSCLPEDKVPYVNSPGEKYRIKQLLYQLPPHDSEAQYCTALEEEEKKELRSFSQQRKRENLGRGTVRIFPVTITGAICEECGKQIGGGDIAVFASRAGLGACWHPQCFVCCTCRELLVDLIYFYHAGKVYCGRHHAERLRPRCQACDEIIFSPECTEAEGRHWHMGHFCCFECEASLGGQRYVMRQSRPHCCACYEARHAEYCDGCGEHIGLDQGQMAYEGQHWHATDRCFCCSRCGRALLGRPFLPRRGLIFCSRACSLGSEPTSSGTSGTGRQSWSAGTVSAPLAASSASFSAAEEETAETATKGTSTEPGPVAGPEEPAHFLRGAPHRHSMPELGLRGPPEPPPGLPSQPDPPLEDGAFGRQSTPRVSFRDPLVSEGGPRRTLSAPPAQRRRPRSPPPRAPTHRRRSSRRRHHHHHRRHSGRHRHHQCDLGSGSDSGSCSSSPSSPSSESSEEDGFFLGERIPLPPHLCRLRPAQDNATGTPKSPSPQLPRSWRPGMPRQTRDKNCIVA
- the PRICKLE3 gene encoding prickle planar cell polarity protein 3 isoform X4; this translates as MFARGSRRRRSGRAPPELEDPDRGQPCNSCREQCPGFLLHGWRKICQHCKCPREEHAVQSVPVDLERIMCRLISDFQRHSISDDDSGCASEEYAWVPPGLKPEQVYQFFSCLPEDKVPYVNSPGEKYRIKQLLYQLPPHDSEAQYCTALEEEEKKELRSFSQQRKRENLGRGTVRIFPVTITGAICEEIIFSPECTEAEGRHWHMGHFCCFECEASLGGQRYVMRQSRPHCCACYEARHAEYCDGCGEHIGLDQGQMAYEGQHWHATDRCFCCSRCGRALLGRPFLPRRGLIFCSRACSLGSEPTSSGTSGTGRQSWSAGTVSAPLAASSASFSAAEEETAETATKGTSTEPGPVAGPEEPAHFLRGAPHRHSMPELGLRGPPEPPPGLPSQPDPPLEDGAFGRQSTPRVSFRDPLVSEGGPRRTLSAPPAQRRRPRSPPPRAPTHRRRSSRRRHHHHHRRHSGRHRHHQCDLGSGSDSGSCSSSPSSPSSESSEEDGFFLGERIPLPPHLCRLRPAQDNATGTPKSPSPQLPRSWRPGMPRQTRDKNCIVA
- the LOC112673117 gene encoding small EDRK-rich factor 1-like, translating into MTHGNQCELACQKNMKKQSDLVKGKRRDDGLSAAPRKQSAPSSLPPGTRRSCSRSRKRQTRRRRNPSSFVALCPTLLPFACVPGASPTTLAFSPAVLTGSSTDGIPFALSLQRVPFVLPSP
- the PRICKLE3 gene encoding prickle planar cell polarity protein 3 isoform X1, which translates into the protein MFARGSRRRRSGRAPPELEDPDRGQPCNSCREQCPGFLLHGWRKICQHCKCPREEHAVQSVPVDLERIMCRLISDFQRHSISDDDSGCASEEYAWVPPGLKPEQAQYCTALEEEEKKELRSFSQQRKRENLGRGTVRIFPVTITGAICEECGKQIGGGDIAVFASRAGLGACWHPQCFVCCTCRELLVDLIYFYHAGKVYCGRHHAERLRPRCQACDEIIFSPECTEAEGRHWHMGHFCCFECEASLGGQRYVMRQSRPHCCACYEARHAEYCDGCGEHIGLDQGQMAYEGQHWHATDRCFCCSRCGRALLGRPFLPRRGLIFCSRACSLGSEPTSSGTSGTGRQSWSAGTVSAPLAASSASFSAAEEETAETATKGTSTEPGPVAGPEEPAHFLRGAPHRHSMPELGLRGPPEPPPGLPSQPDPPLEDGAFGRQSTPRVSFRDPLVSEGGPRRTLSAPPAQRRRPRSPPPRAPTHRRRSSRRRHHHHHRRHSGRHRHHQCDLGSGSDSGSCSSSPSSPSSESSEEDGFFLGERIPLPPHLCRLRPAQDNATGTPKSPSPQLPRSWRPGMPRQTRDKNCIVA